One window from the genome of Variovorax sp. PAMC26660 encodes:
- a CDS encoding aromatic ring-hydroxylating dioxygenase subunit alpha — translation MKTPTTAFPLNAWYAAAYDVEVRHALLPRTICNQKVVLFRRTDGQVAVLEDACWHRLMPLSLGRLEGDELVCGYHGLVYNSQGRCIHMPSQETLNPSACVRSFPVVEKHRFVWIWPGDPAKADPALVPDMHWNDDPAWAGDGKMIRVNCDYRLVVDNLMDLTHETFVHGSSIGNREVAEAPFVATHGDRSATVTRWMESIDAPPFWGGQIRHARGYTGKVDRWQIIRFEGPCTVNIDVGVAEAGSGAVPKDGDPGDRSKGVNGYVLNTITPETDKTCLYFWAFARNYCIGEQRLTHELREGVAGIFREDEIVLEAQQKAMDEHPDHQFYNLNIDAGSMWARRLIDRMVEKEKPERATIPIRPVESQTA, via the coding sequence ATGAAAACGCCCACGACCGCCTTTCCACTGAACGCCTGGTACGCCGCCGCCTACGACGTCGAAGTGCGTCATGCCCTGCTGCCACGCACGATCTGCAACCAGAAAGTGGTGCTGTTCCGCCGCACCGACGGGCAAGTCGCCGTGCTCGAAGACGCCTGCTGGCACCGGCTGATGCCGTTGTCGCTGGGCCGCCTCGAAGGCGACGAGCTGGTCTGCGGCTACCACGGCCTCGTCTACAACAGCCAGGGGCGCTGCATCCACATGCCGAGCCAGGAAACGCTCAACCCCTCGGCCTGCGTGCGCAGCTTTCCCGTGGTCGAAAAGCACCGCTTCGTCTGGATCTGGCCCGGCGACCCAGCCAAGGCCGACCCGGCGCTGGTGCCCGACATGCACTGGAACGACGACCCCGCCTGGGCCGGCGACGGCAAGATGATCCGCGTCAACTGCGACTACCGCCTCGTGGTCGACAACCTCATGGACCTGACGCACGAGACCTTCGTGCACGGCTCGTCGATCGGCAATCGCGAAGTGGCCGAGGCGCCTTTCGTCGCGACGCACGGCGACCGTTCGGCCACTGTCACGCGCTGGATGGAGAGCATCGATGCACCGCCGTTTTGGGGCGGACAGATCCGCCATGCGCGCGGCTACACCGGCAAGGTCGACCGCTGGCAGATCATTCGCTTCGAAGGCCCGTGCACCGTGAACATCGATGTCGGCGTGGCCGAGGCGGGCAGCGGTGCGGTGCCGAAGGACGGCGATCCGGGCGACCGCAGCAAGGGCGTCAACGGCTATGTGCTCAACACCATCACGCCGGAGACCGACAAGACCTGCCTCTACTTCTGGGCCTTCGCGCGCAACTACTGCATCGGAGAGCAGCGCCTCACGCACGAGCTGCGCGAGGGCGTGGCCGGCATCTTTCGCGAGGACGAAATCGTGCTCGAAGCCCAGCAGAAGGCGATGGACGAGCATCCCGACCACCAGTTCTACAACCTCAACATCGACGCCGGTTCGATGTGGGCGCGCCGGCTGATCGACCGCATGGTCGAGAAGGAAAAGCCCGAGCGCGCCACGATTCCGATTCGTCCTGTCGAGTCGCAAACGGCATGA
- a CDS encoding ABC transporter substrate-binding protein → MQRRHLIQTAALSALALSMSLAHAQDNKFKIGLILPMTGQSASTGRQIEAAARLYMAQNGDTVAGKKVELIVKDDTGLPDVTKRLAQELVVNDKVNVLAGFGLTPLALAVAPIATQSKTPEVVMAAATSSITEASPYIIRSSFTLPQVSVAMGDWAPKNGVKTVVTLVADYGPGNDAEKFFSERFILNGGKVIEKLRVPLRNPDFAPFLQKVRDAKPDALFVFVPSGAGAAVMKQFLERGMDKAGIKLIATGDVTDDDQLNDMGDGALGVVTSHHYSAAHPSAMNKKFVEAFQKANPKMRPNFMAVGGYDGMRVIYEALKTTKGQGGGDALLAAMKGQVFESPRGQVLIDAQTRDIVQDVYLRKVEKKDGQLYNVEFDVIKSVKDPGKTK, encoded by the coding sequence ATGCAAAGGCGCCATCTCATCCAGACCGCAGCCCTCTCGGCGCTTGCGCTTTCCATGTCCCTGGCCCATGCCCAGGACAACAAGTTCAAGATCGGCCTGATCCTGCCGATGACGGGGCAGTCGGCCTCCACCGGCCGCCAGATCGAAGCCGCCGCGCGCCTGTACATGGCCCAGAACGGCGACACCGTCGCCGGCAAGAAGGTCGAGCTGATCGTCAAGGACGACACCGGCCTGCCCGACGTGACCAAGCGACTGGCGCAAGAGTTGGTGGTGAACGACAAGGTCAACGTGCTGGCCGGCTTCGGTCTGACGCCCCTGGCGCTCGCCGTGGCGCCCATCGCCACCCAATCGAAGACGCCCGAAGTCGTGATGGCTGCCGCCACGTCGAGCATCACCGAGGCATCGCCCTACATCATCCGTTCGAGCTTCACGCTGCCGCAGGTGTCGGTTGCCATGGGCGACTGGGCACCCAAGAACGGCGTGAAGACGGTGGTGACGCTGGTGGCCGACTACGGCCCCGGCAACGACGCCGAGAAGTTCTTCAGCGAGCGCTTCATCCTGAACGGCGGCAAGGTGATCGAGAAGCTGCGCGTGCCGCTGCGCAACCCCGACTTCGCGCCGTTCCTGCAGAAGGTGCGCGACGCCAAGCCCGACGCGCTGTTCGTCTTCGTGCCTTCGGGCGCGGGTGCGGCCGTGATGAAGCAGTTTCTGGAGCGCGGCATGGACAAGGCCGGCATCAAGCTGATCGCCACCGGCGACGTAACCGATGACGATCAACTCAACGACATGGGTGACGGCGCGCTGGGTGTGGTGACCTCGCATCACTACTCGGCCGCACATCCGTCGGCGATGAACAAGAAATTCGTCGAGGCCTTCCAGAAGGCCAACCCGAAGATGCGCCCCAACTTCATGGCCGTGGGTGGCTATGACGGCATGCGCGTGATCTACGAAGCGCTCAAGACCACCAAGGGCCAGGGCGGCGGCGATGCGCTGCTGGCGGCCATGAAGGGCCAGGTCTTCGAGAGCCCGCGCGGCCAGGTGCTGATCGATGCGCAGACGCGCGACATCGTGCAGGACGTGTACCTGCGCAAGGTGGAGAAGAAGGACGGGCAGCTCTACAACGTCGAGTTCGATGTGATCAAGAGCGTGAAGGACCCGGGCAAGACGAAGTAA
- a CDS encoding 5-methyltetrahydropteroyltriglutamate--homocysteine S-methyltransferase: MSQHAALPARYDHVGSFLRPKYLLEAREQKAKGEITPEQLRKVEDQAITEIVKFQEDIGLKSITDGEFRRTYFHIDFLDQLGGVKTDIPVTIRRPDGTEELAPPAMRVIDKVRHVKDIQLADFQYLKSQVSAGRTPKVTIPSPTMLHFRGGRAGISKDAYPELDPVFYDDVAKAYGDELRSLAAAGCTYVQMDDTNLAYLCDEHMREAARKRGDDPNELPHRYAAFINKVVAQKPPGMLLAMHLCRGNFKSTHAAAGNYEPVAEALLKEMDLDAYFMEYDDARSGDFKPLRFLPKGKTVVLGLVTTKFGQMEDKDELKRRIEDAAKYVPLEQLALSPQCGFSSTVHGNNIAVEAQRNKLRLVVETAQEVWGST, from the coding sequence ATGTCCCAGCACGCCGCCCTGCCCGCCCGTTACGACCACGTGGGCAGTTTCCTGCGCCCCAAATACCTGCTCGAAGCGCGCGAGCAGAAGGCCAAGGGCGAGATCACGCCCGAGCAACTGCGCAAGGTCGAAGACCAGGCCATCACCGAGATCGTCAAGTTCCAGGAAGACATCGGCCTCAAGAGCATCACCGACGGCGAATTCCGCCGCACCTACTTCCACATCGATTTCCTCGACCAGCTCGGCGGCGTGAAAACCGACATTCCGGTCACCATCCGCCGGCCCGACGGCACCGAGGAACTCGCACCGCCCGCGATGCGCGTGATCGACAAGGTGCGCCACGTCAAGGACATCCAGCTCGCCGACTTCCAGTACCTCAAGAGCCAGGTCTCGGCCGGCCGCACGCCGAAGGTGACGATTCCCTCGCCGACGATGCTGCACTTCCGTGGTGGCCGCGCCGGCATCAGCAAGGACGCGTATCCCGAGCTCGACCCGGTGTTCTACGACGACGTGGCCAAGGCCTACGGCGACGAACTGCGCTCGCTGGCCGCCGCCGGTTGCACCTACGTGCAGATGGACGACACCAACCTTGCCTACCTGTGCGACGAGCACATGCGCGAAGCCGCCCGCAAGCGCGGCGACGATCCGAACGAACTGCCGCACCGCTACGCCGCCTTCATCAACAAGGTGGTGGCGCAGAAGCCGCCGGGCATGCTGCTGGCCATGCACCTGTGCCGTGGCAACTTCAAGAGCACGCACGCCGCTGCCGGCAACTACGAGCCCGTGGCCGAGGCGCTGCTGAAAGAGATGGACCTCGACGCCTACTTCATGGAATACGACGACGCCCGCTCGGGCGACTTCAAGCCGTTGCGCTTCCTGCCCAAGGGCAAGACCGTGGTGCTGGGCCTCGTGACCACCAAGTTCGGCCAGATGGAAGACAAGGACGAACTCAAGCGCCGCATCGAGGACGCCGCCAAGTACGTGCCGCTCGAACAGCTCGCGCTGTCGCCGCAGTGCGGCTTCTCGAGCACCGTGCACGGCAACAACATCGCTGTGGAAGCGCAGCGCAACAAGCTGCGGCTGGTGGTCGAGACCGCACAGGAGGTCTGGGGCTCGACCTGA
- a CDS encoding ROK family protein produces MKSKPTKTKTRSPKPQKSDLPGPEVHGLRELPGLLVDGYSLQLRDKDGFVGDQASQTAFRELLERWRKRRRKNGKDPLGRSHSRDLSKKELDRALQEKKASEAADVMHGAIEEFAEELAFVIQRFMRQPSWQKVQRIVVGGGFPESDVGERAILQAGAILEDMGVHVQLGRLSHNVDDGGLIGWVHLTPPAMLKKHDAILAVDIGGTNVRCGIVKTRHRKAPDFSLAKVVRREKWRHADEGPNRSDMVEHIADMLEDMVVYSERKKIRLAPFIGIGCPGLIRQDGSIARGAQNLPGDWESHAFHLPSALWRRMPMMGSGPTLVLMHNDAVVQGLSELPFMRDVQHWGVLTIGTGLGNASFTNVL; encoded by the coding sequence ATGAAGTCCAAGCCCACCAAGACCAAGACCCGATCACCCAAACCACAAAAGAGCGATCTGCCAGGCCCCGAGGTCCACGGCCTGCGCGAACTGCCAGGCCTGCTGGTCGACGGCTACAGCCTGCAGTTGCGGGACAAGGACGGCTTTGTCGGCGACCAGGCCAGCCAGACGGCCTTCAGGGAACTGCTTGAACGCTGGCGCAAGCGCCGCCGCAAGAACGGCAAGGACCCGTTGGGCCGCTCGCATTCGCGCGATCTCAGCAAGAAGGAACTCGACCGCGCGCTGCAGGAGAAGAAGGCCTCCGAAGCCGCCGACGTGATGCACGGCGCCATCGAGGAGTTCGCCGAGGAGCTGGCCTTCGTGATCCAGCGCTTCATGCGCCAGCCTTCGTGGCAGAAGGTGCAGCGCATCGTGGTCGGCGGTGGCTTTCCCGAGAGCGACGTGGGCGAGCGCGCGATCCTGCAGGCGGGTGCGATCCTCGAAGACATGGGTGTGCACGTGCAGCTCGGGCGGCTCTCGCACAACGTGGACGACGGCGGCCTGATCGGCTGGGTGCATCTCACGCCGCCCGCCATGCTGAAGAAGCACGACGCGATCCTTGCGGTGGACATCGGCGGCACCAACGTGCGCTGCGGCATCGTCAAGACACGGCATCGCAAGGCGCCCGACTTCTCGCTGGCCAAGGTGGTGCGCCGCGAGAAATGGCGCCACGCCGACGAGGGCCCGAACCGTAGCGACATGGTCGAGCACATCGCAGACATGCTCGAAGACATGGTGGTCTACAGCGAGCGCAAGAAAATCCGGCTCGCGCCCTTCATCGGCATCGGTTGCCCGGGCCTGATTCGCCAGGACGGCTCGATCGCGCGCGGTGCGCAGAACCTGCCGGGTGACTGGGAGAGCCATGCCTTCCACTTGCCCAGCGCGCTGTGGCGCCGCATGCCGATGATGGGCTCGGGCCCGACGCTGGTGCTGATGCACAACGACGCGGTGGTGCAGGGCCTGAGCGAGCTGCCCTTCATGCGCGACGTGCAGCATTGGGGCGTGCTGACCATCGGCACGGGGCTGGGCAACGCGAGCTTCACCAACGTGCTTTGA
- a CDS encoding GntR family transcriptional regulator, which yields MKAAAVSPVEPGDSGSSQAVKAQLRLREMILAGDLPGGARIAEVAISEQLGVSRTPVRTALMRLEQEGLLEALPNGGYAVRTFSERDVADAIELRGTLEGLVARLAAERGAAPVVLREARACLTRIDELLREPALDDAAFSRYVTHNERFHALLCEMAGSPVIAQQLDRVINLPFASPSGFVIVQANSPAARDMLVIAQDQHVQVLDAIESGEGSRAEALMREHSRIARRNLREALHGTPTAEQRPLPGVQLIRRRG from the coding sequence ATGAAGGCCGCCGCCGTCTCCCCCGTCGAGCCCGGCGACAGCGGCAGCTCGCAGGCCGTGAAGGCCCAGCTGCGGTTGCGCGAAATGATCCTTGCGGGCGACCTGCCCGGTGGCGCGCGCATTGCCGAGGTCGCCATCTCCGAGCAACTCGGCGTGTCGCGCACGCCGGTGCGCACCGCGCTGATGCGGCTCGAACAGGAAGGCCTGCTCGAAGCGCTGCCCAACGGCGGCTATGCCGTTCGCACTTTTTCCGAGCGCGACGTGGCCGACGCCATCGAGCTGCGCGGCACGCTCGAAGGCCTGGTCGCACGGCTCGCGGCAGAGCGCGGCGCGGCGCCCGTGGTGTTGCGCGAAGCGCGCGCCTGCCTCACGCGCATCGACGAGTTGCTGCGCGAGCCCGCGCTCGACGACGCGGCCTTCTCGCGCTACGTGACGCACAACGAGCGCTTTCATGCGCTGCTCTGCGAAATGGCAGGCAGCCCCGTCATCGCGCAGCAGTTGGATCGCGTGATCAACCTGCCGTTCGCCTCGCCCTCGGGCTTCGTGATCGTGCAGGCCAATTCGCCGGCCGCGCGCGACATGCTCGTGATCGCGCAAGACCAGCACGTGCAGGTGCTCGACGCCATCGAGTCCGGCGAAGGCTCGCGCGCCGAGGCGCTGATGCGCGAGCACAGCCGCATCGCGCGGCGCAACCTGCGCGAAGCGCTGCATGGCACGCCCACCGCCGAGCAGCGCCCGCTGCCCGGCGTGCAACTGATCCGCCGGCGCGGCTGA
- a CDS encoding phospholipase D-like domain-containing protein produces the protein MPNTRFDWLPSPSQHFLIVTFALLVYVLTTRARREQRAPTTAIAWVMGLVLLPYFILPMYLLFGQRKLRPAGSPRPPRSVPPGHWAADLIESFGLAPPGRCAIRMHADGEAAREALWQVIDGARERIDVCTFIIGDDELGHAVIARLAQRAREGIKVRVLLDGFGALSLPRHHFDLLRAAGGEVAVFRPFFSLRRIGPRNLRNHRKFTIADDAWLWSGGRNLAGEYFTGNTKHPEAWRDLSFDLHGSVAAAASRQFDHDWTSVRPRKARAITAEDVPEGSGTAMAQFLPSGPDQTEDTAHALLIDACFRAEHRLLAITPYFVPGDGLRDALRLAARRGVQVTIAMPARSNHRLADFVRARAMRDLARAGVSFRMLPYMAHAKAVVVDDELAMCGSINLDLRSLLLNHEANVVFYGQADIEWLAEWIETTASAGEPYRARRPGLVRDVAEGLLLTVAFQL, from the coding sequence ATGCCGAATACAAGGTTCGACTGGCTGCCCTCTCCGTCGCAGCACTTCCTCATCGTCACTTTTGCGCTGCTGGTCTACGTACTGACCACGCGCGCACGTCGCGAGCAGCGCGCCCCCACCACGGCCATTGCTTGGGTCATGGGGCTGGTGCTGCTGCCCTATTTCATCCTGCCGATGTACCTGCTGTTCGGCCAGCGCAAGCTGCGCCCGGCGGGCTCGCCACGGCCGCCGCGCTCGGTGCCGCCGGGGCACTGGGCGGCCGACCTGATCGAGAGCTTCGGCCTGGCGCCGCCGGGGCGCTGCGCGATCCGCATGCATGCCGACGGCGAGGCCGCGCGCGAGGCGCTGTGGCAGGTGATCGACGGCGCGCGCGAGCGCATCGACGTGTGCACTTTCATCATCGGCGACGATGAACTCGGCCATGCGGTGATCGCGCGGCTGGCGCAACGGGCGCGCGAAGGCATCAAGGTGCGCGTGCTGCTCGACGGCTTCGGTGCGCTGTCGCTGCCGCGCCATCACTTCGACCTGCTGCGCGCAGCGGGCGGCGAGGTGGCCGTGTTCCGCCCCTTCTTCAGCCTGCGCCGCATCGGCCCGCGCAACCTGCGCAACCACCGCAAGTTCACCATTGCAGACGATGCCTGGCTTTGGTCGGGCGGGCGCAACCTGGCGGGCGAATACTTCACCGGCAATACCAAGCACCCCGAAGCCTGGCGCGACCTGTCCTTCGACCTGCACGGCAGCGTGGCCGCCGCAGCCTCGCGTCAGTTCGACCATGACTGGACCTCCGTGCGCCCGCGCAAGGCCCGCGCGATCACGGCCGAAGACGTGCCCGAGGGCTCGGGCACCGCCATGGCCCAGTTCCTGCCGAGTGGCCCCGACCAGACCGAGGACACCGCGCATGCGCTGCTGATCGACGCCTGCTTTCGCGCCGAGCACCGCCTGCTGGCGATCACGCCCTATTTCGTGCCTGGCGACGGCCTGCGTGATGCGCTGCGGCTGGCCGCGCGGCGCGGTGTGCAGGTGACCATCGCAATGCCCGCACGATCGAACCACCGCCTGGCCGACTTCGTGCGCGCACGCGCCATGCGCGACCTGGCGCGCGCCGGTGTGAGCTTTCGCATGCTGCCCTACATGGCGCACGCCAAGGCCGTGGTGGTCGACGACGAGCTGGCCATGTGCGGATCGATCAACCTCGACCTGCGCAGCCTGCTGCTGAACCACGAGGCGAATGTGGTGTTCTACGGGCAGGCCGACATCGAATGGCTGGCCGAGTGGATAGAGACCACCGCCTCGGCCGGTGAGCCCTACCGCGCGCGGCGCCCGGGGCTGGTGCGCGATGTGGCCGAAGGGCTGCTGCTCACCGTCGCGTTCCAGCTCTAG
- a CDS encoding PDR/VanB family oxidoreductase has translation MKSDLQWMQAQVVALRDVTPTVREFELRPDAGFASTYEPGAHLQVQVMTAQGRVQTRSYSLVGEGDGQCWRIAVKRLDDGRGGSLAMWRLAVGDRLQVSAPQNHFALDLSAPGYLLVAGGIGITPLVLMAQRLGAHARRSGVPVRMLYGARHAGEFGYLDHLREALGEGVAAHEGSAPIDFAAAIAALPPGGQLYTCGPVPMLEAVKRAWHAAGRPIADLRFETFGSSGRLATQAFQVRIPRHDLSITVPADCTLLEALDAAGVQTLWDCKRGECGLCAMDVIAVDGEIDHRDVFLSAHEKEATTRICACVSRAVGTLTLDSAYRADS, from the coding sequence ATGAAAAGCGATCTTCAATGGATGCAGGCGCAGGTCGTTGCGCTGCGCGATGTCACGCCCACCGTGCGCGAGTTCGAGCTGCGGCCCGATGCGGGCTTTGCCTCGACCTACGAGCCCGGCGCCCACCTGCAGGTGCAGGTGATGACGGCGCAGGGCCGCGTGCAGACCCGCTCGTATTCGCTGGTCGGCGAGGGCGACGGTCAGTGCTGGCGCATCGCCGTCAAGCGGCTCGACGACGGCCGTGGCGGTTCGCTCGCCATGTGGCGGCTGGCCGTGGGCGACCGCCTGCAGGTGAGCGCACCGCAGAACCACTTCGCGCTCGACCTGTCGGCCCCCGGCTACCTGCTGGTGGCGGGCGGCATCGGCATCACACCGCTGGTGCTGATGGCGCAGCGCCTCGGTGCCCATGCGCGGCGCAGCGGCGTGCCGGTGCGGATGCTCTACGGCGCGCGCCATGCCGGCGAGTTCGGCTATCTCGATCACCTGCGCGAAGCACTGGGCGAGGGCGTGGCGGCGCATGAGGGCTCAGCCCCCATCGACTTTGCCGCCGCCATCGCCGCGCTGCCGCCCGGCGGCCAGCTCTACACCTGCGGCCCGGTGCCCATGCTCGAAGCCGTCAAGCGCGCCTGGCATGCCGCGGGCCGGCCCATTGCGGACCTGCGCTTCGAGACCTTCGGCAGCAGCGGTCGCCTGGCGACGCAAGCGTTCCAGGTGCGCATTCCCCGGCACGACCTGTCGATCACCGTGCCGGCCGACTGCACCCTGCTCGAAGCGCTCGACGCGGCCGGTGTGCAGACGCTGTGGGACTGCAAGCGCGGCGAATGCGGCCTGTGCGCCATGGACGTGATCGCGGTCGACGGCGAGATCGACCACCGCGACGTGTTCCTCAGCGCGCACGAAAAAGAGGCGACCACCCGCATCTGCGCCTGTGTGTCACGCGCAGTGGGTACGCTCACGCTGGACTCCGCGTACCGCGCCGACAGCTGA
- a CDS encoding Ig-like domain-containing protein, producing MRSVYSLLARARRLGAAMSFLACAMLLLSLCAPARAAMDEVGRATPSVHRLKFFVDPQLVADIGAPEAGRRLAQYVADINTVFTRETVRSFVFDPAKDLRIVAPASAPQCGFNGVAEREIVLCVSKSQQGYSHGGLTTSTTFPPKGVTWNLNWTTIHDPLRLSRAITPSAPESTEKDYLGRQLKTLLHELEHVFGAGSGEYYNATAVTDTTGIAPTTNLELANPTDRYWWPRQHWRLDPLLGTVFEQRFDPAANRVATLEMIRFTEGTKANINTDWSDWPRLGTSKYMAATTATQVRVTDSTTGAALAGAQVSVWREAGAHKPLELLVQGATDANGRFAFDWHCGFSCFAVGKTNLLVKAQSPDRAPGATWFTIFDAFEQKAVQGQATFTIDLPLGIPDTYKPTVSLAAPAMATVGQPTTIAPVAVDNVGVFGVKVVGADSLPICTFTAPPYTCTWTPTTAGTQTIRVIALDAAGNSSVASANVIVNPPADTVAPVVTLTVPQSVATGMATRLSANATDNVSVAELKFIVDGQVVCKLQATPYVCAWTPAKPGAANIEVRATDAAGNVAAASVTLRVEGLKAEDL from the coding sequence ATGCGATCCGTTTATTCGCTGCTGGCGCGTGCGCGCCGGCTGGGCGCAGCCATGTCTTTTCTGGCCTGCGCCATGTTGTTGCTTTCGCTGTGCGCCCCCGCCCGGGCCGCCATGGACGAGGTCGGCCGTGCAACGCCCAGCGTTCACCGCCTGAAGTTCTTCGTCGATCCGCAACTGGTGGCCGACATCGGCGCACCCGAAGCGGGACGCCGGCTTGCGCAGTACGTGGCCGATATCAACACTGTGTTCACGCGCGAGACCGTGCGCAGCTTCGTCTTCGACCCCGCGAAAGACCTTCGCATCGTCGCGCCGGCTTCGGCACCGCAGTGCGGCTTCAACGGCGTGGCCGAGCGCGAGATCGTGCTGTGCGTGTCGAAGTCGCAGCAAGGCTACAGCCATGGCGGCCTGACCACGAGCACGACCTTCCCGCCCAAGGGCGTGACCTGGAACCTCAACTGGACCACCATCCACGATCCGCTGCGCCTGTCGCGCGCGATCACCCCGAGCGCGCCCGAGTCCACCGAGAAGGACTACCTGGGCCGCCAGCTCAAGACCCTGCTGCATGAACTCGAACACGTCTTCGGCGCGGGCTCCGGCGAGTACTACAACGCCACCGCGGTGACCGACACCACCGGCATCGCGCCGACAACCAACCTGGAACTGGCGAACCCGACCGACCGCTACTGGTGGCCGCGCCAGCACTGGCGGCTCGACCCGCTGCTGGGCACCGTGTTCGAGCAACGCTTCGACCCCGCCGCCAACCGTGTCGCCACGCTGGAGATGATCCGCTTCACCGAAGGCACCAAGGCCAACATCAACACCGACTGGAGCGACTGGCCCCGGCTCGGCACCTCGAAGTACATGGCCGCGACCACCGCCACGCAGGTGCGCGTGACCGACAGCACGACCGGCGCCGCACTGGCCGGTGCGCAGGTCTCGGTCTGGCGCGAAGCCGGCGCGCACAAGCCGCTGGAACTGCTGGTGCAGGGCGCGACGGACGCCAACGGCCGCTTCGCCTTCGACTGGCACTGCGGCTTCAGTTGCTTCGCCGTCGGCAAGACGAATCTTCTGGTGAAGGCACAGTCACCCGACCGCGCGCCGGGCGCGACCTGGTTCACGATCTTCGACGCCTTCGAGCAGAAGGCGGTGCAGGGCCAGGCCACGTTCACCATCGACCTGCCGCTCGGCATTCCCGACACCTACAAGCCGACCGTGTCGCTGGCCGCCCCGGCCATGGCCACGGTGGGCCAGCCGACGACCATCGCGCCGGTGGCGGTAGACAACGTCGGCGTCTTCGGCGTCAAGGTGGTCGGCGCCGACAGCCTGCCGATCTGCACCTTCACCGCGCCGCCGTACACCTGCACCTGGACGCCGACGACAGCGGGCACGCAGACGATCCGCGTGATCGCGCTCGATGCGGCGGGCAATTCTTCCGTCGCCTCCGCCAACGTGATCGTCAATCCGCCGGCCGACACCGTGGCACCTGTCGTGACGCTCACCGTGCCGCAGTCCGTCGCAACCGGCATGGCGACACGGCTCTCTGCCAACGCAACCGACAACGTGAGCGTTGCCGAGCTGAAGTTCATCGTCGACGGGCAGGTCGTGTGCAAGCTGCAGGCCACGCCTTACGTCTGCGCCTGGACTCCCGCGAAGCCCGGCGCCGCAAACATCGAGGTGCGTGCGACCGATGCGGCAGGCAACGTTGCTGCCGCCTCTGTCACTTTGCGTGTTGAAGGTCTGAAGGCTGAAGACCTGTAG
- a CDS encoding glutathione S-transferase family protein, whose amino-acid sequence MTTHIYSGPLSMFGAKVEIAAREKGVAFELVMVPFIKDDAYEPKHPEVLRVNPVKQQVPVLVDDEVALFDSTQIFEYLEDRYPSPALWPEGIAERARARQLEQKSDEVFFPNVIKLFDLQEAMQSPPAIAACAGCARFYEEMESLLATRDYLAGPYSFADIALYMAHVFADRKGAGMTDATPRLVAWRDRVGDRAAVRAVVDPMMQFLASQGRGVPAFLQR is encoded by the coding sequence ATGACGACTCACATCTATTCCGGCCCCCTCAGCATGTTCGGCGCCAAGGTCGAGATCGCGGCGCGCGAAAAGGGCGTGGCCTTCGAACTGGTCATGGTGCCCTTCATCAAGGACGACGCCTACGAGCCCAAGCACCCCGAGGTGCTTCGGGTCAACCCCGTCAAGCAGCAGGTGCCCGTGCTGGTCGACGACGAGGTGGCGCTGTTCGATTCGACCCAGATCTTCGAGTACCTCGAAGACCGCTACCCCAGCCCAGCGCTGTGGCCCGAAGGCATTGCCGAACGGGCACGCGCGCGGCAACTGGAGCAGAAGTCCGACGAAGTTTTCTTTCCGAACGTCATCAAGCTGTTCGACCTGCAGGAGGCCATGCAGAGCCCTCCCGCAATCGCGGCCTGCGCCGGCTGCGCGCGCTTCTACGAAGAGATGGAAAGCCTGCTGGCCACGCGCGATTACCTCGCGGGCCCCTACTCCTTCGCCGACATCGCGCTCTACATGGCCCACGTGTTCGCCGACCGCAAGGGCGCGGGCATGACCGACGCCACCCCGCGCCTCGTGGCCTGGCGCGACCGCGTGGGCGACCGGGCGGCAGTGCGCGCGGTGGTCGATCCGATGATGCAGTTCCTGGCCTCGCAAGGGCGAGGCGTGCCGGCCTTCCTGCAACGCTGA